From the genome of Alcanivorax sp.:
TCTTCAGCCGCTGTACCGTGTAAAGTTCGGTGAATTTACGGTTGTCGTCATTTGGCACGAAGCTCATGAACTCTTGCTCTGCCTGCTCACCTAGATTCTTGGTATCCACCAGGAAGAGAATGCGATTGGCGCTCACGGGCTCGCGTAATAGGCGATAACTGGCTGTAATCGCGGTAAACGTTTTTCCGGAGCCTGTGGCCATCTGTACCAAGGCGCGGGGTTTGTCTTCCTTAAAGGATTCTTCCAGTTTAGTGATAGCTTTAATCTGGCATTTACGCAGACCTTCTTTGATCAATGGTTGGAAATCCTGCAAACGCCCCCGCAGACTTTTGGGCTCTTTAAGCCACTTAGCAAGCGTTTCCGGGCGATGAAAGTTAAACAGTTCGCGGGAACGAGGGTGTGGATCTAAACCATCAGTAAAGCGGGTAATGACTCCTGTGCTTTCATACACGAAGCGCAAAGGCTGGCTATTGTTTACCCATTTCAATGTAGCATTGGCATACCCTTGAGACTGATCTTCAACCGTTGTGATCTTCTCACCCCAGGCTTCGGGTTTGGCTTCAATTACGCCCGCTGCCTGCTTGTCTACAAACAGCACGTAATCAGCAGGGCCAACATCGGTTTGGTATTCGCGGACGGCCACACCCATGGAAGCAGAGAAATCGATTTCCTTTTTGTCCTGTACGACCCATCCAGCTTTCGCAAGCAGAGCATCTATCTGGTCACGGGCCTTTTGTTCAGGGTTCTGATTGACCATGATTCACTTCCCCCATTTACTGATTGGCGTTGAGCTTTGTTGTCTGATTCGTACGCTCTAGCAGCTCACCAATACCGCAGTCGAATAATTCACACAATTTATCAATGGCTTCCAGATCCACTTTCTGGGCGGTCTCT
Proteins encoded in this window:
- a CDS encoding helix-turn-helix transcriptional regulator — its product is MIRCHLARMMGEHKMRIADVARETGLSRATVTLLYKETAQKVDLEAIDKLCELFDCGIGELLERTNQTTKLNANQ